In Fusobacterium varium, a single genomic region encodes these proteins:
- a CDS encoding 30S ribosomal protein S18, producing MAEFRRRRAKLRVKAEEIDYKNVDLLKRFVSDKGKINPSRVTGANAKLQRRIAKAIKRARNIALIPYTRIEK from the coding sequence ATGGCAGAATTCAGAAGAAGAAGAGCTAAATTAAGAGTTAAAGCTGAAGAAATTGATTATAAAAATGTAGACCTTTTAAAAAGATTTGTATCTGATAAAGGAAAAATCAATCCTTCAAGAGTAACAGGAGCTAACGCTAAGTTACAAAGAAGAATAGCTAAAGCTATCAAAAGAGCTAGAAACATCGCTTTAATTCCTTACACAAGAATTGAAAAATAG